tggtgaatatggcGCAGTAGTTTGATGAATAATGCCACTTTCGCAACAAAATTCGTCAAATGGTGCTCCATATTCTCCACCTCTATCACTGCGAATAATTTTTATTCGTTTAGTCAATTGGTTTTCAACTTCATTCTTATAGTGTTTAAACACTTCGAGAGCCTCATCTTTGCTACGTAGCAAATAAACATAACAATACTTTGTGCAATCATCAATGAAAGtaatgaaataattttttcctCATCTAGTTTGCACAAACTTCAAATCACATAAATCAGTGTGAATTAACTCTAGAGGTGCTGTATTTCTTTCCACGGATGGAAAACGAGGCCTTTGTAAATTTTGCCTCTACACAAATCTCACATTTGTGTTTTATGTTTACGTCAATTGAagacaataattttaaatttactaGCTTACGTAGTGAATTATAACTTACATGACCCAAACGATCATGCCATAAATCGCACGACTCAACCAAGTAAATAGAATTGGTACTTTTATTGCATTAGTACATTCATCGCATTTAGTTTGAAAAGGACTCTTTTCTAGATAGCCTTTTCCTACAAACATATCATTCTTTGATAGTACAAATTTGCTAGAATGAAACACCAGCCTAAATCCAGCCTTGACAAGTGCTGATCCCGACACAAGGTTCTTTCGAATATCCGGAACATGTAGCACATCAATAAGAGTTAGTTATTTGCCGGATGTCATCTTGAGCACCACCTTTCCAAGTCCCACGATTTTTGACGTAGTAGAGTTACCCATGAAGAGTTGTCGTCCAGTAATCGGGGTATAGGTAGAGAACATTTCCTTTTCGGCGCAAACATGCCTTGTTGCTCCTGTGTCGATGAACCATTATTTTGGATTGTCCACTAGATTGGCTTCAAACACAACAGCGGAAAGCCTGAGATCCGACATGTCATTTGACAATTTCTCATCTTCGGTGATGTTCACTTGGTCCCTTGGCTTCTTTTGATTACCTTTCCTTTCTCGGCAATCTCGTGCCAAATGGTTAGGCTTGCCACAATTATAACAATTTCCTTTAAACTTTTTGGCCTTTCCTTTCTTTGGACCATTTCCTTGGTGCTTTCTCTTCTTGCTAGAGTTTTGTTCCACCAAATTTTCTTTCGCCTCAAAATTGCTCTTTCCGGCCTTCCTTTCGGATGCTCTGTCCTCCTCCTCAATTCTTAGGCGCACAATCAAGTCTTCAAGATTCATCTCTTTGCGTTTATGCTTGAGATAATTCTTAAAATCTTTCCACATAGGAGGCAACTTTTCAATCATGGCCACCACTTGGAATGAATCACTAAGGTTCATTCCTTCCGAATGAATTTCTTGCAGAATTACTTGTAACTCTTGCACTTGGGTCATAATCGGTTTGGAATCGATCATCTTGAAATCCAAGAATCGTCCGACAATGAATTTCTTCAAGCCGACATCCTCAAATCTATACTTCTTGTCAAGTGACTCCCACAATTCTTTTGCCGTTTGCACTTGACAATACACATTGGAGAGTGCATTGTCTAGTCTATTCAAGATATAGTTTTTGCATAGAAAGTCGCTATGATTCCATGCATCAACGGCTGCCCTTTTTTGAGTATTTTGTTCTTCTTCGTACACAGTAGGCGGATCTTCTTTTAGGAATTTTGCCAAAGCCAAGGTGGTCAAGTAGAAAAGCATTTTTTGTTGCCACCGCTTGAAATCAGTACCATGGAACTTTTCAGGTTTTTCTCCATGATGGACAGTTGGAGTCGTTGTACTTGTTGAGTCCATTTTGGTTCTACTATCGTTTTAAGATTGTTGGTATGATATTCTTTTGACTTGGGAAATTTGGGGATAGATATGGGTGAACCAAATGGCTAGGAGAAAAATAGTCGAGGAAAGAGTTTGACTCTTTTTCCTTAAAACGATATTGTCCCGCCCCGATGCTCACGGTTGTTGGCAATTCGTTTCTCAAGATACAACAACTACGGCTTTAAAATAGTAGCACTACAAATTTTAAAGCCACACGAACTTGAGATGTTTAGAACGCTATcaatatggtatgcaaactttctAATTTTGAATTCTAAGCGTTAAACTTAAAAATCCAATTCCAAGAGTTTAAATCTTGCAAAACTTGGATTTAAGCGCAAATGCTTAAAAAACTCAAAACTAGAAGACAACTCTCAAATTTAATTCCAAAGTTCGAATTAAGCGTATAAGTTTAGAAAATTCAaactcaagattttatatcttgaaaatttgaactttaagCGCTAGTGATTAAAATTCGCATATAGAACTAAATTAGagagaaaaaagaagaagagaaaaatgagCATGAATGAAAATGAGGGATGTGCTATTTATAGAAAATGAAAAGCCTTGAATGAAGTGGTGCACTTTTTCAAAAAAGAAGAGACACCCATTACCTTACAAACACTTGGCCCTTCGGCCAAGTGATTTCATGAaatcactatatatatatatataccttctttatagccataaaatcaattttttatgGACAATAATCAACCTTCAAGAGGCTGTTTAAATCTAATTGTAACATGTGTCAAAAGGCCCTTGAAATTTCAATTATGGGATTGTAAACAAGTTGAGCATGGGCCGCGCATTTTGAATTATTTGAACCTAAATTCTTGGGTCTTTACATCTCTTCTTCTTTATTGGAAGTTTCATTATCGAAATTTGATGTTACTTGTTCTTAAAAAAGATAGGAAAATATTCTCACATCTACTCTTCTAATTCCTATGTATCTTTTTTTCGATATGATTAGAGCATTGTACCTGGACTCTATCTCAGCACTTGCTCCTTTGTGTCCACAATTCGAATAGGAActtctttgtattttaattctcaatttaagtttttttttttccattcttGCTGCCATAAGAAGAGTCAAAACTTATTGTATTACCATTTTCTCAATACCCACATGTATCTCATAAATTACTTTATTTATATAAGGTCGTAGTATACTTGTTAtctcaaaataatataaatttcgtAACCTGGATATATTGTTTCCCACATTAATATTAATCGATATATTTCAAGATCCTACATATTTAAAATCAGCTCTTACATTCTTAAGAACATAAATTTAATCTCAGTTAACTATTGATACAAAAATCAACTTCTATTTTGAAATACAAAAAAACTTATtattgttgaaaaataatttaaaatgtgtgtattgaatatatgaatgttgaatatttgaatgttgaaaataagagttgtaaatattgaaaattagtgtgtgatgatgtaggtgatgatgaattttatttttggattatgtgtaaagaaactctataaatagatctctcatttgtgaagaaaatcacaattgagtagagagaaaaatattataaagtgtgtagtttggtaaattttgagagtttgatatttttactttttaccataaatttttattttttcacaacacgttatcagcacgaagctctaaaagtcctacatatttttccaagctccaaacagaagaaaaatgtaacaaaagtaattatatttattttactgttatttatttattatgtatttatttaatatacaatataatgttattattagaaataataaaaataaatttttcataaacttgttataaatactgggaggatgttaagacgacatcccacactcccggtaagggatacgacaagtataaaagcctaaggtttttaaataaaataaattatgatactcattataatattatgatatgatatacataattatttaaacatgtctaatattatatatgccatattattaccataaaattatacaaatacatacttttattttttttatacaccaacggtcataaatggtaaaaaacggctagtttttgccctataaatatgatctcacaaacacattcaatcactccaactttctcttcttctctaaaaattattcatcatcaaatttttcgaagaaaaaaagaagatgactttctcaaggatatttttaattattttggttatcatactcacgagtcttgtatttatcggagaatatcctcctcgtgcgttttctttatttttacaaatacttgtacttgttgtttatccgttactttgtattgcaatatttattaactaataaaatgtatcgtaatttttttagtaccaccatgtcaaatttaacaaagctcgaatttgttgcgctcgacatcacgggaaagaattatatgccatggactctagatgtagaaatgcatcttaagtcattgggtctaagcgagaccattaaagaaaatggtatatgcacgtcacaagaaaaggcaagagccatgatatttttgcgtcgacatctcgacgatggattgaaatgtgaatatatgactgaaaaaaatcccatggctttaaaagaaagattcgaacatataagagaagttatacttccgaccgcccgggatgaatggaatacattgagattccaagactttaaaaaaagtcaatgattacaattcggcgatacatagaataatctcgcaattaaaattttgtggacatgaggtcacagaatctgagatgcttgaaaaaatattttccacgtttcatgcatcaaatattactctacaacaacaatatagagtacgtggattcgcgagatattctaaactcatcgcctgtcttcttgtggcggaaaaaaagcaacgagctattaatgagaaatcatcagtcccgacccacttgatcaacagcatttccagaagtaaatgctgtaagtaaaaatgaatttaaacctggaaaccaaaatcaatttcaaagacaaggttttggtcgaggtcgaggtcgtggacgtggacgtggacgtggaattggtcgtggtcgtggatgcggccgtggttttgaaaataatagagatagttatttttataactcatctcaaaacaacgtcccaaaccatccacagaaaagacatcatgagaatacaagtgttaatgagaatcactcaaaaagatatgaaagtttttgttacagatgtggtactccaggacattggtccaaagtttgtcgagcccctgagcacctttgtaaactttataaagaatcattaaaggggaaagaaaaagagaccaacttcactgaacgcagtgaccatttgagtgattcaactcattttgatgctggtgattttatgaatgatttctctggaaatgatcaatatgttggtgggatagaaatgaacaatattgatgctgcagattttctcaacgatttctctgaaaatgaacaatataatggtagaatataaatgtacaataatttatttttcatgtattcatagaataatgttttattgtataattatgatatgtgttatatttaaatatatattgccagtaatttatttcattgcatatttttttgaagttcaaatatggaaaatgttatgagcaaagctgaagtttgcattcccgatagtggtacagcgcacactatcctccgagataaaagatatttcttggaactaaaaccaacaaaaacaacggtgaatacaatatcaggtcctgtagacttgattaaaggatgtggtaaaacacaatttttgttacctaatggtacaaaatttttgatcaatgatgctttatattcaccacaatcgaaaagaaatttgttgagttttaatgatatatattcccatgggtatgatactcaaacaataaatgaagggaatgagaaatatatgtgtcttatcacatataaatcaggaaagaaatatgtgattgaaaaactaccaatgctccctactggattgcattatacacatataagtcccattgaatcaaacatggtagttgataattcttcgatattaaccaattggcatgatcgattgggacatcctggttcaacaatgatgcgaagaattatagaaaatacacatggtcatccactgaaagaccagaagatctttcagaataataagtt
This Primulina eburnea isolate SZY01 chromosome 2, ASM2296580v1, whole genome shotgun sequence DNA region includes the following protein-coding sequences:
- the LOC140824313 gene encoding uncharacterized protein — translated: MDSTSTTTPTVHHGEKPEKFHGTDFKRWQQKMLFYLTTLALAKFLKEDPPTVYEEEQNTQKRAAVDAWNHSDFLCKNYILNRLDNALSNVYCQVQTAKELWESLDKKYRFEDVGLKKFIVGRFLDFKMIDSKPIMTQVQELQVILQEIHSEGMNLSDSFQVVAMIEKLPPMWKDFKNYLKHKRKEMNLEDLIVRLRIEEEDRASERKAGKSNFEAKENLVEQNSSKKRKHQGNGPKKGKAKKFKGNCYNCGKPNHLARDCRERKGNQKKPRDQVNITEDEKLSNDMSDLRLSAVVFEANLVDNPK